The sequence ATTgcactgtttatctgaaattcagattcaaCTGGTATCATGTTTCTCCCCGCCCCAAATCTCGCAACTTTAGATATTCAGgtgttgaaaacaattttttttttcattttctaaactttatttaatatttaaatgtgccattttgaaattagaaaacaaaacatcatatAGCTATTGCATttacacatttttcattttatccaaAGTTTTCCCTAACAATCCTTTATACCATTTTCCTAAACAaatcaaaaaccagaaaataaaaatctactaATCTTAATACTCAAAAATTGATAACTTTTCTGAGACATAATATGCGCTTATCTGTGCAAGACTGAAAAGTGAAACACATATCTTAGGTACTCTTGATGAGACACTTCCAAAGAATGGATTACGTGCACATCTACAATATTAAAGCAACAAAATATCTTTCACCTGATAGTCAAACTGGTTCACTGGCCCCACTGCAAAATTATCGGGTGGTCCACCAAAGTTGTGATTGTTCTGGTTAAATATATGCCTGTTGTCAGGGGCAAATTCCCCACTGTCCTGACTGTTGCTGTCTTTGGAAGGAGGAACAATGTCCATTGGGCCTGGTGTTGGTGGCATCCATGGCTGATCTGGAGGGGGGTGTGGGGGTTGCTGATGCATTCCCCATTCTATTTAGGATTTAGGCATAAAAACATTCAACAGGGCGTTATAACAAAATCAACACAAATTTTTTCAGATCTCAAGAAAGCTAGATTCTTCAGTaaagaaatagatttaaaaatttatgacttCTTGGTCAAATTCCTTTTCTAtatcttaaaaataagtaaagaattaatccaataaataattcaaatgagCTAAGTCCAGTCTAATTCATATgctaaagaaatggaaaccaaatgcccaaaattatttttaatgaatgtaaCAAAATCCAGAgcaattttttgttgaattttctatttctgttcagTAACAACACCATAAAAATAATACCTTGaccattttatataatttcttgCTTCCATGAACACAtttatcctcacaacatccctgtgaGGTAGGGAGAAATCAGGTATTATTTTTGCCAATTTCaggagaggaaattgaggcacacagaggttaagtcacttgccagGGTCACAAACAAAGCCAGTAGAATAAAGTTGGGGGAGTGGGGATGCCAACGTGAGTCATGTATAAACTTGAACTTGGGAAccaaaacattttcaaacttGGGGAAATTTGGCGTAGCTTcaagaaaaccagaaatgaaCTACCTCACGGTATCAAAGATTAGaatgtttgttattcttttaaaagcGATGTTAGAGGATTATTTCCTGAGTTTTCCATTCTTACATTGAGAAACAATAATAAGTATTAAAAGGGAAAGGGAGATATGACTTCACCATTAGCACACTCAAATGTAAGATTCCTctataaataatttgaaatgactattaaaaataataacacaagTCATAGAAAACTGAACTAGCATCAAGGAATCTAAATTATACTGTGaagtaaaaaagcaaacaaacaaaaaataaaaaagaaaaacttatggAAGATCTTCACTATGTgaagaaagaggggagaaaaagatgGGCGGATGGTGGGGGCAGAGTATATCTGACAGACTAATTTGTCACATAGTGacacaatttttctttaattagagACTAGACATGTTTTGCTCTGCCAGTGCTGCTTCTGAAAAGGCCAGAGGTTGCAACAGAGAGACATAGAATGCTCTCCTCCCTAGATGCCAAGTGAAGTTTCCAGTGTTCCCAGCCCCTGTCAGCCTGGTTGCCACATTCTGTTAAAGTTTGAATCTCCTTGAAAATTCCCATGATTGTTTGGACCAGATTCCATTGTAGACATATCTTGTCCATTTGGCATCATTCCTGGTGGTTGTTCCACCATGCTTTGCTGTCCTGAAGCTTCTCTTTGGGCAATCCAAGCTTGAGCCAATGCAGCCCAGTCAATCTGACTTGGATCCTGCTGATGCTGGAATGACTGCATCCACTGTTGCTGGTTCAGGGGCCACTGCTGCCAAGGCTGTCCTCCTTGATCCCACatcttgactttaaaaatatatttaattttctcagaGGTTCACCTTCTGTTTAAAATTTCGGTTGACTCAGACTGCAGCTCGGAAGCATAGCAGCAAGATTACTTACGCCCCACTCTGGTTCCGGAACACCGTTGTCGCCACCGTTCCTGTAATACCTCTCCAACCCTTCCGATCGGtgttgaaaacaatttttaaaataaatatgagaaacaAGAAAGTTTAACTACAACTGATTAAGGTTATAACTAGTGGAATGGATCCTCTCTGCCCTCAGATCTCATTTTTGcctttgctctgctctgctctgctctgtgtcaCAGGGCTGACTCCTGTGGGCTGTGTTTCCCAGGCTCCTGTGTCATCTGGCTTCTAGCTAAGTCCAGCCAATGGGAGGCACCATTGGGAAGTtagagcaggaggaagggagaagccagggtatttctccccttccttctctgcctcaaGTAGTCTTTCTGGCAAAGGCTTCATCCCTCAGTGGGCTCATGTGGCTTTGGCTTTCCTCAATGACGCCAGCCTTGGACTCCAAAacacctcctccttcctccccttccttctccagtAGAGGGCGGTAGTGGTGTCTTGCAGTTGCTAATGTCTGGGttgcctgcctcccttccttgGTTTCCCAGCTTCTCCATCCAATTCCCTCTGTTAGATTCTGTCTGGgtttttctcccttctgtttTAAATGCTTAGAGTGGTTTCTGCTTTCCTGGTTAGACCCTGACTGATATGCATCCTTTGGCAAAAGACTTAGAAAAAGCATATTAACCCAAATAGTCTCCTCTCTCATCCCAAGCCCTCTCGAAGGAGGCTCTTCATTCTTTCTAGAGCTGTCCTACAAAGTTTGTTGGCGTTTAGATTTGTGTCTTTATCATTATTTCTGAGTGACTACTATGCAAATATGAGATATTGTTGATAGAAGTCTTAATAGTATACATAGAATTTTCACAATTATCTCTAGTACTTTTGGGAGTGATTGTGCCAAATCGCCAAGGTAGAGTGTTTTTCAATGGCTCGTTGGCGCCATCTCCTGTGGACATTTCTaatttacaagtgaagaaaaaattatatgtacGTTAAACGTGCTTTCATTACTCTCTAAAACATGAATTTGAGAAGATTATTTCAATTATAAATgtgggaaaactgagtaattagatttttatcatcatcatcatcattatgagAAATTTCAGAACATAGAAAAGTACAGAATATGAAATAAGTTTATTTGCCACTCAGATTTAACAAAGGTCAGtgtttgccacatttgctttgaatatttcttttgaaaaatatgcaaATCATTACTGGTACAGGCGAGTCCAGTTTATGTTCCCTTCCTGATTAcatttctcttactctcttcccagAGGTAGCCACTATTCTGAAGATGGTGTGTATCCTTCTAGTCCATGTTTAAAACATGTATGTACCCATAAGCACCATTTATCATTATTCattcaattttatataaatatcacACTGACTATCATTCTGAAACTTGCTTTTCTACCTCaacattatatttttgagattgaaatgtatatatatttagaatatatgtaatatttatattacacatataatatagatttatagttatattttatatttatataaagtgtatctataatatattaatatatattcctATTCAACTATATACATATGGTTTATTTTAACTACTGTTCAGTATTGCGCTAAATGATTATCACTTAGGTAGACTGTTGTAGCATGAGAGTAAAAGTCTCATGAATAATATAGGTATTAATTATCTCACTGAAGAGAAATCTGCAGGTAGGTGTTCCACTGGCAGATCAGTGACTCAGCAATATCAGGATACAATTTGGCATCCCTGGGATACTTTTTGTCTTCCCCTCATGGTCCCAAGATAACTGCCATGGCTGTGAGCATCATGCCTTTGGCTGACcaaagcaggaaggagaggaaggggataaaaaagaattttccttttctagCCCTATTCCCTAACAGATAGGTACCACATTTCATCAAACCCAAGATGCTGTCAATTGTAAGGCACACATATTTTCACTACAAGAAAAATTCTTTTGGACAATTCAACTGACTTAATACTTTCTTATcccttagaatttttattttatactttttaaaatagctctTTTAGTCTtagacataaatttttaaaaattatattattcttgAATATGTGAAatagtaaaatagaaatgaagTAAATTGGTTAAGGTATTTTCAGAACGTCTTCCCACCAGAGTTTCACTCTAAGTCACTTTTCAATTCATCACCTTCCATGTCCATGTTTTCCTCCAAGATGTCACCCTCTGTGCCGTCAGGAATACTGCCAGTGCAGCATCTGCTCACAGAGTGTGCCGCTGTTGTCTCAAGAAGGCCCATTCTGCAGGTTTTAGTTCTGGTACTTTCTGCATCTTACCAGAAGATGTCACAAATGGTAGGTTTTCAGATCAAGTTTTCACACACACAGGGAATGGCAAACACGCCACAAGAGGCCTCTGACGGACAGTGATTGGGAGACGCTATCAACTGTGAGAAGCCTGCCAGCTACACAAAGGAAGACTGCGTATCTTAGAATCAATAAAGTATGGTGAATCTTTCCTAGAAGCCTCTCACCAAAATTTCTCCCTGGTTCTTGTTGGTGAAGTTGGTTGCCTGCCCACCACTGGATCAATTACTGGCAAGAAGAAAGTAGATTCCAGCTCGCATGTTGGATTCATCACGATGCACTCAGGAAACATTTCcatgaggaataaataaaatggaggTTTTATTAACCAGGAGAAACAGGGAATGGCTGCCGACAGGACGACCTCTTATCACTTtacctctgtctcttcttttatCGACAGACATTGAAGTCATTTccaattttcattttacaaacagcTGCAGAGCGCCCTCTAGAGCATGTGCACAGTTACAAGAGTTTCTCTAGGATACAGACTATAAGGTGGGATTTAGCTGAATAACGGTATACctatatttttttgaatttttattgtgaaacTTTCCAAACATACTCAAGAGTAGAAAGTATAACACACCCCATGTGCCCATCCCCTAGCTTCATTTCATCATATACTTTTCTCATCTACCACTTTCCCCTTGTTACGTCTTGTTactggagtattttaaagcaaatcccagacatcatatcattcACCTTTAAACACTTCAGTATGCAACTCAAAAAGaaatatccaaatattttctcacataacCACAATGTCAGTATCACATctaacaaaattcaaaataattccttaatatcattcAATTACCAAGCCATACTCAAATTTCCTCTGTTGTACAAAAGaattctttttgtaatttctgtTTAGAATCAGGATCAAACAAAATCCATTTTATTTGGTTGTTACGTCTCTTGTGTTTCTTATAAGTCTTTTTAAGTCTTATGTTTCTCTTAATCTAGAACAGTGCCctccccttttatttttcctttccttgtcttgCTGATGAAATTAGAGTCCAATAGAAGAGCCCTCCTTTGAGATCTGGTATATTGCTTCCTTGTGGAGTACATCCTTTATGCTCAGTATTTCCTGTGGACTAGAGGCCAGTTTTAAAGTCCTGATTATATTAGgattgaaaaatttttttcctgagaatcTCTCCTAGGTGATGCTGTGTACTCTCTGCATCTCCAATAGGAACCACATAATGtttgttttctcactttttgttACATTAAGATTGATCTTTGGGGTCAGATAGTGACAGCTTGATTTTTATACATTTCCTATCACCTCTCTCCTAGTGGTTTTAGAAGCATTAAAGACCACTGCCTGAATCGGTTATTTCGCTAATGGTTGAAACAGTTTTCTAATTTGGACACTCTGGAATTTGTTAACTAGAGTCAGGGCTAGGTGGGTGCCTCCTTAAATGTTATACCCTGGGCACCTTCCTCGCCTTACTCTAGTCTCAACCCTAGCCAGAATTCTTCTATACTGAAAAACTGTGCCGTATCCACAGGCGTATTCAGTTACACTGAAATTCAGTTTATATAAGAAAGGCAGGATGAATGTTTCGTTCTTTCCCCATAATTATCAATTTTCAGAGGAATAAATTGATGTCTGAGTAATCTCCAGGACTATttcctttctaaaaaatattgTTCTGAACTCATGGCTTTTTATATATCCAATATGTTTTAATCAACCATAGTCCTCAATCTTTTTGAAATTAAAGTTATTCCATGTGTGCCAGTGGGAGCATACACAACCCAGTGATTGTCCCTTATTATAATTCTACCAGGCTTTTAATCCCCTGATTTAGCTGCTGTTGTTCTGTACTTGTTTTAGATATGCCCTCATGTTCATCAGTTTCTTTGCTCAtccttggttctttttttaaaaaaaatagctatcTGAGATATAACTCATATattatacaattcacccattgaaTGTCCACAGTTtggtgggttttagtatattgacaaatttgtgcaaccatcaccactctctaattccagaacattttcatcatatccagaagaaaccctgtacccattgcTAGTCATTCCCCATTCCTCCTAATGCTCAGCTGCTGGCAATccttaatctgctttctgtctcaaaTTGACCATTTgaggatttgcctattctggacatcttATAGAAAGAGAACCATGCAATGTGTgacttttgtgactggctttttccacttagcataatgttttcaaggttcatccatgctgtagtttgtatcagtacttcattccttttcatggccgactaatattccattgtttgtaaaTATAGTCATGGgatgcataatgatgttttggtcaaagATGGACTGcctatatgatggtggtcccataagattagtgcattatagcctaggtgtgtagtaggctataccatctaggtttgtaagtacactctgatgctCATATACTGACAGAATCGCCTGATAATGCATTtatcagaacgtatccccatcgaTAAGTGACATGTAACTGTAgcatgttttgtttattaatccaTCAAGGACTATCTGAGttggtttccactttttggctattatgaataatgctactatgaatattAATGTGCAAgtatttgtgtggacatatgttttcatttctcttgggcacatacctaggagtggaattgctgagtcaaactCAGTTGTTTAATCTTCCCAGGAACTTCCAAATTGCatccaaagtagctgcaccattttatccTCCCTCCAGCAACATGGGAGGGCTCTGAGTCTTCCACATCCTTattaacacttgttattatctcttattttatattttgtggttTTGACTGCCATATTGTGTCATGTTCACATGCTGGATGTGcaataagccaatcactgagataTCAGTgcatggagatggagaaagttttatttgaattggccaaaatgagaaagcaggaggatgggttctctcaaatccacctcaacaaaggaagaaagcagagggttttatagagctaaggggcttgggaggaggagttttggagaaacaaaggggaaatcgtGTTTCTTTCACTGCAGATAAGGCTTTGAGCAATCAGACTTCTGGAgtcaatggcagctgggggctaGTTACCTGTTGATCACAgcttccttaaaggcattctttttcttctgcaaaacaaactcataaatccttgtgactcTTAAGtgacccctcaagttaaacaagaaaacagcaaattaacaagattaacttcttttcatctgtgtctgtgttggaaaTAAGTTCcaagggtaatcatgttcttattgactATTTACTGTGACCCTCAGGTACTTGGCTTCATCCTGATCAGCTGAGGTCAGAGCTGTCGGAGCCTCAGGACTCTCAGTGGCACCACGTCCAAGGTAGAGCCTTAATCCCATGAGTGGGGTCTGAACAGAAGAAAGGAGCCCCACCTCTCAGCCACACTCGCAGAACTTAGCCTCAGCAACAGGTTGATGGGGACAAGAGGAGAAATGCTGAGGTCCTGCCCTGCCTAGACAGATAGCCCTCCtacaggagctgggggagggagccctgtgttcttggctgcaCCAGGCTTGAGTGCTCATCTTGCTGAGTTGGGAGCTTGAAATAGGAAGTGGGTCACaggtcaaataccacagactcTTACTGTTCTTActgaattttaatagttttttttgaGTAAATGTTTCTTTTGCTATATGTCCTGGGGACCATTTctagagattttatttatttatttatttttaatttttttttgaagattggtacatgagctaacatctgttgcaaatcattttttctttcttcttcttcttcttcccaaagcccacagtacatagttgcatgtcCTAGTCATACGTCCTTctcgttgtgctatgtgggacaccgcctcagcatggcctgctgagtggtgccacgtccatgcccaggatccgaaccagtgaacccctgagccgctgaagcagaatgcgtgaacttaaccactcagccacggggctggctcctggagattttaaatggctttttttaaaaaaaataattttcaccagtttcacTGGTGAGTGGGTCCACAGTGTCTATGCTGTCTTTCTTGAGGAAggccctctcctccatcctggcTTCTTGCATTACATCCGTACTTGCTTAGTTCCATTTCCCTATTCTGGAAGTCCAGAATACATTTTtgttataactttttaaaattaacattggTTAAAGAAACCCAGGATGTGGATGGTCAGCCATGATTTAACAAAAGGCCTcaagagaaattgaaatagagaagtttattacTCCTAGGTCCTGGAGGAAGTACCCAGCATGCCTTGAGGGACCACTTGGGGAGGTCAAAGCAGGGcgcaggcagagagagcagcaggaCACCTGGGGCACATGCCTTCATTAGAGGCCATGGGCGGAGTGCTTTGGGTTTCCTGGGCTGAGGCAGGATTGGTTAATTCAAACCAGAAAGAGTGGGGTTTGGGGAAGCTCCACAGGGTCTTGTCTAAGGGACGCATAAGGGGAAGGCTCTGGGAGGCAGTTGATCGCAAGGGCTGTTGGGGAAGTCATATCAGGAACTCCTATTTGCTTGTGACCCTGCGGGCCCTTGTGTGAGGGGACTAGCGTCAGTTTAAGGTCCTTCACAGGCTGCTTGACTAAACAAAATGGATGCCAAGGCAGCAATACTACAGAGCACCTTAGCTAAATTCTCAACAATTTTCTTACTAAAACCTAAGACAACAATattaaacttcttttttaaaaactataaagtaTATTTAATAACAACTGTTGGGTACAATGAAGTATTCACATCAAGATATGttgttcaggggccagccccgtggcacagcagttaagggcACACATTCtgttggcggcccagggttcgctggttcagatccctggtgtggacatggcaccgcttggcaaaagccacgctgtggtaggcgtcccacgtataaagtagaggaagatgggcatggatgttagctcagggccagtcttcctcagcaaaaagaggaggagtggtggcagttagctcagggctaatcttcctcaaaaaaaataaaaaagaagatatgtTGTTCATGTTTCTACACCAGACCTTCTACTGATATTTACAGAaccacactttttttaaaaactttttatttttaaccaattttagattcacagaaaaattgcaaaaaataGTTCAGAAAGTTATGCATTTTGGTCAAGAAGGCCACAAAATGATTTTGTGTCCATCTCAGTACAATGTATTAAGGAGTTCGTGACATCATTATGTCTTATTcctggtgatgttaaccttgatcatttggttaaggtggtgACTGTgcagtttctccactgtaaagttactgtttttccctTGTGTTCATAAATATTTTGGAGTAGATACTATAAGATTAtccaaatatcctgtttctcctcaaatttttgcccactaattttagcatcatCTTGTCTGCAAAGAATTAGCACTGGAGTACTTGCctaattgatttttctatttccctttttctttttttttttgaggaagattagccctgaactaactgccgccactcctcctctttttgctgaggaagactggccctgagctaacatccatgcccatcttcctctactttatacgtgggacacctaccacagcatggtttttgccaagcggtgccatgtccacacccgagatccaaaccgacaaaccccaggccgaggaagcagaacgtgtgcacttaactgctgcaccggcgggccagcccctccctttttctttctatatGCATTAATTGGAACTGTTCTGTAAGAattcttctccatttatttatttatgtcagtatacattcatgatatttattttattctatgggttATAATTCAgcacaatcatttatttattttaatgctcaAATTGTTATAACTTTGCCCATTAGGAGCTCCTTCAGGttgatttctgtgtctttttgacaAGTCCCCTTCCTTTTTtgagtacttccttactttctggcatcaCAACATATTCTGAACTCATCTGGTGTTTTCTCTGCGCCAGCCTTCGAATTAACCACTTCCTCGGGGAATCCTGCTGCTTTTACTGAAGAATGGTGTATAGAAACCACTATCCGGGTGctaagtgtgctcattgctactggggtcTCATGGCTTCTAGGCTCTTtctgtggaaaaagcaaggaaatataCATATCTATACTAACTCCCCCCCCCGCTCCATACATCTATAttcctgtctctctctatctatgtagatatttttaaacctctggggctggcctggtggtacagtggttaagttcacatgctctgctttggcgacccggggttcaccagttcagaacccaggtgtggacctatgcaccacttgtcaagccatgctgtagcatgaGTTCCACatatgtagaggaagatgggcacagatgttagctcagggccagtcttcctcagcaaaaagaggaggattgacagaggatgttagctcagggctaatctttgtcaaaaaaaagaacaaaccataATTTTATGCTAATAGCTCTGATTCTAATCCAATACTGCAGCATTCCTTATTTGTAACTTTTTCTCCAATGGTGAAAAACCAGACTTTCCGTCATATACGATATTTTTACTTACTTATTCAGCTCTAGTATACACATAAAGCAGTGTCAGAATTGTTAACCATACTTCTGTGAAAAGTGCATTTACTAACTAGATTACAGCGTTTAACCTTGCAGTGTCCAGATAAcatcctgttttccaaagttatttaAAGTAGTTCTTTCTTCCCTCACCCCTTCAGCGTGactttgtttcttatttataataCAGCTAGGTTTATGTGTTACTGTTTGTACCGGGCCCTGAGTTACCTCCACATCCTCATTGATCTGAAGTACTGGTTTATTTTTGGGAGAAGGTGAGGGCATGTGAAGCATTACTCTGGTTCTATAACTAAAAGGTATTCTCAGAGAAGTGTAACCCTATCCTCATCTGTATTACCCAATTCctgttctcctcttcttttcaccCCTTTCCAAACATCCCCTGTAACCAATTTATTAAGTTTCTGAGAACGGCACTTTTCCCccaccttttaaaaatagtttactaCGTGAACATGTCTAAGTAGAGGCTGTTGGCCACCTAGCCAACATGTGTTCTTCTTCCAAAGTCACATAGTCCATGATTTTGGATTAGCACATAACTACCCGGATCAAACACTCCTATTTTCCCAGTCTCCCATGCAGCCAACTGTACCCACGTGACTAAGTTCTTGCCAATGAGATATAAGAAGAAAAGTCACATGGCAGCTTTTGGCAAACTGCTTTGAAAGATCACTGcatgtcttctttttctctcttttcccccaaTCCTCTATCTTGCTGCCTGGAATGTGAATGTGATGGCTGGAACTCCAACAGCTATCTTAGACCATGAAGTCATGCGTCCTAGGGATGGAGGAGTGGAAAGCTTAAAGAGCCTGCATTCTGGATGACATCTCAGACTCTCCACACCAGTTCCAGACTGcatctgtatgtgtatgtgtgacaATAAAACCTTGTCACTTGCAAGGCTTATTCATTGTTAATTTGGATTTTCTAGCATGTGCAGCTGAAACTAATCCTAACTGATTCAGTTTGTAAACAAAACGAAGCAGATAGATCTGATTTGGTTTTTGCATGcgtcatttaaatttattatttcattgtttaCAGTCCTGTGTAAATCCTGTAATAGGTCAGAATTAAAACAATAAGTTTACATTAGAAACTTTGGTATTGTGATATAAAACCAGAGCTAATATATGGTTGGTGTTCATGGGTATGGTCAAGCTGGATGTTTACAGCTGACTCCAGTACTGAATGAGAAGTGCCCATGCCATattagttgttaattattttgaaaatcaccCCAAAGAAGAATTGCATTCACTGATTTACGCATTTAACAGATAGTTATGGAATGTATTGTGCTAGGTGTTGATTCAAccgaaaatgaaaatgaacacagaCCCTGTCCACTTATAGACCAATGAGCCTATAGGCATTAATCAAGAGtcatgtgtacgtgtgtatatatctgaatatacatatttgttattatgtatataaatatatatatatttgttataatgACAAATGAGAGGTAGAAGGAGCAGAAAAATGCTGTTCTGAGAGTTCATATTTAGGAGGTATGACCTGGTCCAGGAGTCAGGAGGCTCAGAAAAAGCCTGAAGAAGCTGAGATCTGAACGATGGGTAGAAATTAACAAAGTAAAGGGAAGAgttggtgcaaaggccctgtggtgagaGGGATCCTGGTCAATGTGAGGGATGAACATATGTTGAGTGTGGcttgagcagagagaaaaagggacaAGATGAGGTCCACGAggcagagagaagccagacagTGCCTGGTCATACAGGCCATATTAAAAAGTCCCATGTGTTTTTTGTCCCACAAGGATCACTGTCCTTTATATACTGATGTCCAAAGTtttgaaaactattatttttcgtatatttttgtccttttgaaGTTGTTTTCTCTACCTTTTCCTTAGTGGT is a genomic window of Equus asinus isolate D_3611 breed Donkey chromosome 21, EquAss-T2T_v2, whole genome shotgun sequence containing:
- the LOC106822136 gene encoding arginine/serine-rich protein PNISR-like — protein: MWDQGGQPWQQWPLNQQQWMQSFQHQQDPSQIDWAALAQAWIAQREASGQQSMVEQPPGMMPNGQDMSTMESGPNNHGNFQGDSNFNRMWQPEWGMHQQPPHPPPDQPWMPPTPGPMDIVPPSKDSNSQDSGEFAPDNRHIFNQNNHNFGGPPDNFAVGPVNQFDYQVKDILLL